From the genome of Candidatus Tectomicrobia bacterium:
CCCCAGGCCCATCAGCGGCCCTCCTTCCCGAGCGAGACGCGCGGATCGATGACCGTATAGAGCAGGTCCACCGCGAGGTTGATGACGACCACGATGAACGAGTACACCAGGATGACGCCCTGGATCATGTTGTAGTCCCGCGACGCCACCCCGCCGATGAGGAGCTTCCCCAGTCCCGGGCGGTTGAAGATGATCTCGATGACGATGGTCCCGCCCAGCGCCACGGTCATACCCGTCGCGGCCACGGTGGCCACTGGGATGAGGGCGTTCCGCAAGGTGTGCAGGAAGGTCACCCGCCAGGCGGGGAGACCCTTGCTGCGGGCGGTCTGGACGTAGGGGGCGTTCATCACGTCCAGCATCGAGGCGCGCGTCACCCGCATGATGGGGGCGGACTGGACGAAGCCGATGGCGAACGCGGGCAGCATGACGTTGTAGAGCCGGCTCAGCGGGCTCGACATGTCGATCTGCCCCACCGTCGGGAACCACCCCAGGCCCACCGAGAAGGCCAGGAGCAGCAGCACGGAGAGACAGAAGTCGGGGATGGAGATGCCGCCGAGCGCGGCCGCTCCGCCCGCCACGTCCCAGATGCTGTCCCGGCGCATCGCCATCATCACCCCGAGCGGGATTCCGACGAGGATGCCCAGGGTGAGCGAGGCGAACGCCAGATCCAGCGTATAAGGGAGAAAGGCGAGGATGAGCCCCGCCACCGGCTGCTCGATCTGGTAAGAGTGCCCCAGGTCCAGCAGCACCGCCCCCTTCATGTAGTTCCAGAACTGGACGAGGAGCGGCTTGTCCAGGCCATTCAGCACACGGAAGTTCCGGAGCTGTTCCTCGCTCGCCTGATCGCCCAGGAGGGCGATGGCGGGGTCGCCTGGCAGGATGTGCAGGCCGAAGAAGATGAGCACCAGCACCCAGAAAAGGGTGGGGATGGCGGCCAGCATCCGGCGGAGGAGATAGGCCAGCATCATCGCGGGGGCTCCCCGCCGTCCATGGCCTTCTCGTCCAGCTCCAGCACATAGATGCCCATGTTGCGGTTGGCGAGGTACACCACCCCCCGGTCCCACTCCACGTACACGTCCTCGGAGCGCACGGCGAGGCCCGGCTTGGGGTCCGGCGGGACGAAGTAGGCGATCTCGCGGGGCCTGAAAGGGTTGCGGATGTCGAACACGCGCAGCCCCGCGTTGAAATAGGTCATGAAGACCATGTCGTCCCGGCGATCCCCCGGCTCGCTCATGTGCTGGACGTTGTGGGGCCCGAAGCGGCCGCCCTTCACGCAGAAGGAGGCGTAGGGCAGGCCGGCGGGCGGCCGGGGTACCGGGAACGTAGAGATGGAGACAGGGTTCCAGTCGCACCGGATGTCCGCGACCCAGCCGAGGGGCTGCGTCTCGTTACAGTTCTCGGCGATGGCCTCCTGGGTGATGACGGCCAGCTTGCGGTTCAGCATCGGGAAAGCCGTGTGACAGGGGATGCCCCCGTCGAAGGGAGGCGAGAGGCGGAGCTGGCCGAGCACCTTGGGCTTGGCGGGTTCCTTCATGTCCATCACGAGCATCCCGGCCGCGCCCCAGGAGGCGTAGCCCCGGTCGCCCATCACGTAGACCGGCCCGTGGAGCCCTTCCCTCTCGCTGAGCTTTTTCGGGTCCCACTTGCGCTCCTCGCCTTCCTTCTGCCCGGGCAGCCAGAAGCGCCCCGCTTCCTCGGGTTTCTCGGGGTTCTTCATGTCCAGGATGATGAGGATGTGGCCCGCCCAGCCATCGGTGGCGGCGGTGAGGTAGGCGTAGCGCCCGCCGTCGTAGTAGTTGCGGTGGCAGCCCCGGCCCGGGATGTGGTGGTAGGCGATCTCGCGGGGGCGCCGGGGATCGGAGACGTCGTAGATGGTCACGCCCGCCCGCTCGGCCGGCCGGTCGTCGGACCAGTCGGGGAGGCCCGGATGCCAGCGGTTCGGCGGGACGGGCGGGGGCACGTCCTCCGAGACGATGAGGAGGTCCCCCGCCTGCTGGATGTTCGAGCGCGAAACCTTGTGCGGCGAGGGCAGGTTCCCGACGTACTGGGGCCGGGCGGGGTCCGTCACGTCCAGAATGTGCACCCCCCGGTACCACAGGCAGCCCGCGTACATGAAACGGCGGCCGCCCTTGATCTGGATTTGCATCTTCAGCGCGCCGCCGTACATCTCCGCGTCGTCGGGCGCCAGGTCGATATGGGCGATCTGGCGCATGTTCCAAGCGGCCGCTGTGCGCGTCATGAACAGGGAGGGTCCCCTCCCGTCTCCCCCCGGCATTCGTTTCTCCTTTCCTCTCTCGGTGCCTCGGATGATTGGGGGGAGCCGCACGCCGCCCCCCGGTTATCGCGCCTCCGTCCTACGCCTGCTTCGGGATGACCGGCACCAGGAGGTAGGAGCCCTCCCGGCCCTCCAGCACGGTGTTGTCCGCCGGGAGAGGCAGCGACTCGTGGAAGCTCAGGTTCTCCGCGAAGGGGAACGCGCTCGAGATCTCGAGCCGCACCCGGTGGCCCGGCTGGAACACGTTGCACGTCGGGCAGAGCTCGATCTCGTAGGCTTCCTCCTCGCCCGGCGTGAGGGGCACCGCCCTCAGGTGGGGGTGCCAGGGCCGGCCCGGCTTGGAGAGCTTCTCGTCCAGCTCCCGGTGAGAGGCGCGGAGCCAACCCTTGGTGAGCGTGCGGCAGGAGCCGTCCGGCGCCTCGTCCTGGAGGTGGACCATCCAGTCCGTGTCCTCGGCCGAGGAGCGGGCGGCGAGGTGGAGCGAGAGCGGCCCCGTCAGCTCGTAGGGCCCGGCCATGGGCTCGGTGCGGTAGATGAGGCGGGGGTTGCCGAAGCGCCACTCGCGCGTGAAGGGGCTGTAGGCGTAGGCCCGCTCCCCTCCCCCGCCCGGGGTGTCCGAGAGAGTGCCGTGGGTGCCCCCCGGACCGCCCAGGTAGAGCTTCTTCCACTGGGTGCGGGGGAGCGGCCAGTCCGGCTCGCCGCGCCAGCGGTTTTCCCCCTGGATCCAGAGCTGGATGGGCGGGCCCTCCATCACCCCCGTGTCCATGCCCTTGAGCCAGTGGTCGTACCAGCGGAGCGCCTCCTCGTGATAGGCCCCGAAGGGCCGCCAGGGCTGGGGCTTGGGGCCGATGAGCATGCGCTTGGGGATCTTCCCCGTCCCCTCCCATCCCTGGAAGGCGCCCGGCAGGTGGAGCCACCAGAAGGACCAGTCGCAGCCGAAGTAGGTGGGGATCTTGATGTTGCGCAACACTTTGTGGGGCGAGCGGATCTGGAAGAACTCGCCGTCGAAGGGGTGCTCCAGGTTCAGGTGGTCGCGCATCATCTGGTCCAGGCCCGAGCGGTCCTTGAGGCGCCCGCTCTGGAAGTTCAGGTTGCCCACCGCCGCGAACCAGCCCTTCATGAAGCCCAGGTAGGGGACGCCTCCGTGGAAGGTGCGGTGCCGGTAGAGGTCGGTGTAGCCGTCGTAGGGGAAGATGGCCGCCAGGGCGTCGGGCTGGTGGACGGCGGAGAGAAGCTGCACCAGGGCGAAGTAGGAGCAGCCGATCATCCCCACCTTGCCGTTGCACCAGGGCTGCTTCGCGGCCCACTCGATGAGCTCGAGGTAGTCCCCTTGCTCCTTCTCCCCCTTGTCGTCGTAGGAGCCCTCGGAGTCGTTCGACCCCCGCACGTCCACGATCACATGGGCGTACCCCCTCGGCACCCAGAACTCCGTGAGCCCCGCCTCGTTCTGGCCGATGGGGACCTCGGTGACCTGGAGCTGCCGGGTGTAGGGCGAGATCGAGAGGAGCGCCGGGAACTTCTGGCCCGTCACCCGGGGGCGGTACACGTCGGCGGCCAGGTGCACGCCGTCGCGCATCTTGATGCGCTGGTCCGTCTCGGCGCGGATGTTGTAGCGGGGCTCGGAGCGCTCCCGCGCCTTGGGAGGCTCGTCGAAGGGGTACTGGGGCCAGACGGCGGGATGGATGTGACGGACGGTATCGGGGTGGGAGCGCCGCGCGGCGGATGAGGACATTCGGGCCTTCCTTTCCTGGATGAAACGCCGGCAAGGGATGGGGTCACGGCCCATGCCGCTCCGGCGCGATATGACTAGGCGTGCGCGGCCAGGGCCGGGGCCGGGAGGGGCTCCCACCAGAGGTCGAGCCCCAGGTCGCGGGCGATGACGCCCGCGGCGTTGTAGCCGGGGGCGCCGTTCAGGCCCCCGCCCTGGCAGCTCGAGCCGCAGAGATAGAAGCCCTCGAGGGGGGTGCGCATCCCCGAGAGGAGCGGATGGGGCCGGTTCACCCCGAGCTGCTCGGTCTTGTAGGCCCCCATGCGCACCGCCCCGCGCACCATGTTGCGGTTGCCGCGCTCGACGTCGAGCGGGGTGTAGAGCTTGGCCGCCCGGACGGTGTCCCGCGTCAGGTTCGGGGCGAACTCCCGCCAGACGCCCACGAGCTTCTCCGCCGCCTCCTCCTTGACCGTGTCCCAGCGCGCGGCGTCGCCCTCCAGGGAGTAGGGGGCGCCCGGCCACCAGAAGGCCACGTGCCCCCCCTTCGGGGCGTAGGAGGGGTCGTGCTGGCTGTTGCAGGAGCCGTTCCCCATGGGTTGGGAGGGGAACTTGCCGGCCCGGCGCTCCTGAGCGTTCCGGACCACCTGGGCGTCGCCGTCGGCCCCGAAGATGATGTTGTAGCAGCGGCCCACGTCGGCGTCGTACTTCTCGGCCTCGTAGCGCGGGCGGTCCGAGAGGGCGAGATGGAGGGTCATCAGTGAGTGGAAACCCCAGTCCCACTTGCGCATCTTCTCGTTCACCTCGGCCGGGAAGGCGTCCTCCCCGGCCATGCGGATGGAGGCCGGGGCGTTCAGGCTGCTCGCCACGAAGCGGCCCGCCGAGAGCCTGCGGCCGTCCTCCAGGGCGGCGCCCGCCGTGCGCCCCCCCTCGCGGGTCACCTCGCGCACGGCCGCGCCTCGGATGACCGCCCCCCTGTTCGCCAGGATGATGCGCTCCAGGGCCCTCGGGAGCTCCATGGCCCCGCCCACCGGGAGCCCCAGGGTGGTCTGGGTGGAGAAGAGGCTCGGGAGGAAGAGCCCGGTCCCCGGCTCGTCCTCCACCGTGATGGCGTGGGCGAAGAGCTTGAAGAGGGCGCGCACCTTGGGGTGCTCGAAATGGGCGTCGATGGCCGAGGAGATGGTCATCGGGGCGAAGGCGAGGAGCTCCCTCCCCTTCGCGTCCGAACCCACCCGGACGCCGATCTCCTCGCGTGGCAGGGGCGGGTGGAAGAGGAAGCTCCGCAGAAGGGGGGCGAGCTCCACGGCGTAGCGCTGGTGGAGATACCCGAAGGCGTCCGCGTCATGCCTCGAGATTCGGGCGATGGAGGCCGTCGATTTCTTGGGATCCCGGTGGAGGACGATGGCCGTGCCGTCCCGGAAGAGTGCCGCATGCTGCACATCGGGCGTCAGGTAGCGGAAGCCGTGGCGCTCCAGCTCGAGGTCGCGGACGATCGGGAAGTCGTCCAGCCCGATAAAGAAGTTGGCGTGCATGTTCGACTTGTAGCCGGGCAGCAGGAACTCCCGCGTCGAGGCGCCCCCGCCGATCTCCCGCTCGGCCTCCAGGACGGCAACCCTCAGCCCGCAGCGCGAGAGATAGGCCGCG
Proteins encoded in this window:
- a CDS encoding ABC transporter permease, coding for MMLAYLLRRMLAAIPTLFWVLVLIFFGLHILPGDPAIALLGDQASEEQLRNFRVLNGLDKPLLVQFWNYMKGAVLLDLGHSYQIEQPVAGLILAFLPYTLDLAFASLTLGILVGIPLGVMMAMRRDSIWDVAGGAAALGGISIPDFCLSVLLLLAFSVGLGWFPTVGQIDMSSPLSRLYNVMLPAFAIGFVQSAPIMRVTRASMLDVMNAPYVQTARSKGLPAWRVTFLHTLRNALIPVATVAATGMTVALGGTIVIEIIFNRPGLGKLLIGGVASRDYNMIQGVILVYSFIVVVINLAVDLLYTVIDPRVSLGKEGR
- a CDS encoding CocE/NonD family hydrolase, whose translation is MSSSAARRSHPDTVRHIHPAVWPQYPFDEPPKARERSEPRYNIRAETDQRIKMRDGVHLAADVYRPRVTGQKFPALLSISPYTRQLQVTEVPIGQNEAGLTEFWVPRGYAHVIVDVRGSNDSEGSYDDKGEKEQGDYLELIEWAAKQPWCNGKVGMIGCSYFALVQLLSAVHQPDALAAIFPYDGYTDLYRHRTFHGGVPYLGFMKGWFAAVGNLNFQSGRLKDRSGLDQMMRDHLNLEHPFDGEFFQIRSPHKVLRNIKIPTYFGCDWSFWWLHLPGAFQGWEGTGKIPKRMLIGPKPQPWRPFGAYHEEALRWYDHWLKGMDTGVMEGPPIQLWIQGENRWRGEPDWPLPRTQWKKLYLGGPGGTHGTLSDTPGGGGERAYAYSPFTREWRFGNPRLIYRTEPMAGPYELTGPLSLHLAARSSAEDTDWMVHLQDEAPDGSCRTLTKGWLRASHRELDEKLSKPGRPWHPHLRAVPLTPGEEEAYEIELCPTCNVFQPGHRVRLEISSAFPFAENLSFHESLPLPADNTVLEGREGSYLLVPVIPKQA
- a CDS encoding NAD(P)/FAD-dependent oxidoreductase, which codes for MDRYDGIVIGGGHNGLVCAAYLSRCGLRVAVLEAEREIGGGASTREFLLPGYKSNMHANFFIGLDDFPIVRDLELERHGFRYLTPDVQHAALFRDGTAIVLHRDPKKSTASIARISRHDADAFGYLHQRYAVELAPLLRSFLFHPPLPREEIGVRVGSDAKGRELLAFAPMTISSAIDAHFEHPKVRALFKLFAHAITVEDEPGTGLFLPSLFSTQTTLGLPVGGAMELPRALERIILANRGAVIRGAAVREVTREGGRTAGAALEDGRRLSAGRFVASSLNAPASIRMAGEDAFPAEVNEKMRKWDWGFHSLMTLHLALSDRPRYEAEKYDADVGRCYNIIFGADGDAQVVRNAQERRAGKFPSQPMGNGSCNSQHDPSYAPKGGHVAFWWPGAPYSLEGDAARWDTVKEEAAEKLVGVWREFAPNLTRDTVRAAKLYTPLDVERGNRNMVRGAVRMGAYKTEQLGVNRPHPLLSGMRTPLEGFYLCGSSCQGGGLNGAPGYNAAGVIARDLGLDLWWEPLPAPALAAHA